The Devosia sp. 1566 sequence ATTCGACCTTCCTGCAGCGCGCCTATGACCAGGTGGTCCATGACGTCGCCATCCAGGGCCTGCCGGTGCGCTTCGCTATCGATCGTGCCGGCTATGTCGGCGCCGATGGTCCCACCCATGCCGGCAACTACGACGCCGCCTATCTCGGCGCCATTCCTGGAATCGTGCAGATGGCCGCCGCCGACGAAGCCGAACTCAAGCACATGGTCGCGACGGCGGTGGCTTATGACTCCGGCCCGATTGCTTTCCGCTATCCGCGCGGCGATGGGGTGGGCGTCGATATGCCCGAGCGCGGCATCATCCTGCCCATTGGCAAGGGTCGTATTGTTCGCCCCGGCAGCACCATCGCCATTCTCTCTTGGGGCACGCGCCTGGCTGAAGCTCTGGCCGCTGCCGACCGGCTCGCGGCCCTGGGGCTCAACCCGACCGTTGCCGATGCGCGGTTCATGAAGCCGCTAGACGAGGAACTCGTCACGCAGCTCGCTCAAAGCCATGATGTGATGCTGACGCTGGAAGAAGGCTCGATCGGCGGCTTTGGCAGCCATGTCGCCACCTTCCTCGCCAGCAATGGCCTGCTCGATGGCAAGCTGCGTTTCCGCCCGCTGATGATCCCCGATCGTTTCGTGGAACACGCCACTCAGGCTGATATGTATGCCGATGCCGGCCTTGACCGCACCGGCATCGTCACTGCAGCACTTCGGGCTCTTGGATACGACGAAGCCGCCATGGCGGCGGCTATCGGGTCGATGGCAATTCGGTAATGGATCGGGCCCTGCCGCCGACAAGCTCGGCGGCGGGCCGGTTCTGGCCTCAGTCTTCCGGCGGTGCCGCCACCATGCCCAGCGCGCTCATGTAAAGCTCCAGCAGGGCTTCCTGCTCCATGCGCTCATTGGCATCCTGTTTGCGGATACGAACGATCTGCCGCAGTATCTTGACGTCAAAGCCGTTGCCCTTGGCCTCGGCGTAGATTTCCTTGATGTCGGCGGCGATGGCTGCCTTCTCTTCTTCCATGCGTTCGATGCGCTCGACGAACGCCCGGAGCTGGTCCTGGGCAACACTATCTTCGGCCATAAAAACATCCTTCTCGCTTTAACCCTGCTTCAAACAGCAGCACAGGTTCGGGTTCAAGCGCTTTCGCCGCCAATCCACACCTGCGTCCCTGGGCCGCACGCCGCTGCGGGGCCGAGCATTGCTTTGCAATACCCGGCCTATTTCCGCCCAAAGGCTTGTTTATGCATTGACCTATTGGTCACCATACGCTCAAACACCAACGGTCCTCCCGATGTATTCCGGCATGCTCCTGTACCTCTTTCGCCTTAGCTTGACGCTTGTCGGCGCGCTGGTTTCCAGCTTCCTGCTGTTTTCCGCACCGGCTCGCGCCGATCTGCGCATCTGCAACGAAACCGCCAATCTGGTGTCTGTGGCGATCGGCTACCGGGCTGAGCGCGGCTGGATGAGCGAAGGCTGGTGGCAGGCCCCGTCCGGTGATTGCCGGGTGCTTTACCAAGGCGATCTCGAGCGGCGCTTTTATTACATCTATGCTGTTGATGATATTGGCGGCGGCGCCTGGGACGGCGCGGTCTTCATGTGCACGCGTGACGAAACCTTCACGATATTCGGGGTTGAGGATTGCCTCGCCCGGGGCTATGAGCGCACCGGGTTCTTTGAAATCGATACCCAGAACCAGACGGACTGGACCTTGCAGCTGACTGAAAACATGGGCGCTCCCGATGTGGTGGGCCCGGACAGCCAGGAAAATCTGGAAGACCCGGCCCTTGTGGTTGATCCGGATGACGTGACCATCGAAGCGCCGGCGGCCTCCCCGGGTTCACCTGCCGCCAATTCGGTCCCGCCCCCGGATGCGCCCCCGGCTTCGGACCCGGCGCCGGCGGATCCTCCGCCGGCGAACCAGTAGTTTAACCGAACGGACACGCTATGAGACGTATGCGACGTGTGAAGATCGTGGCGACCCTCGGGCCCGCCAGCCACGACGAAAAGATGATCGAGGAACTGGCGCGCGCCGGCGCCGATGTGTTCCGCATCAATATGAGCCACGCCAGCCACGAAGTGCTGCACCAGACCGTGGCGCGCATTCGCAACGTCGAAAAAACCCTGAACCACCCGCTTGGTGTTTTGGTCGACCTGCAAGGTCCCAAGCTGCGCGTGTGGAAGTTCGCTGAAGGCAGCATCCAGCTAACCGCCGGCCAGAAATTCATCCTTGATAGCTCCGATACGCCCGGCACCGTCGAGCGCGTTTACCTGCCCCACCCGGAAATCATCGAAAGCGTATCGGTGGGCGACCGCCTGCTGCTCGATGATGGCAAGCTGCAGCTGCGCGCGACCAAGGTCGGTGACGGCGCCATCGAGACCGAAGTGGTCTATGGCGGCAAGCTCTCGGACAAAAAGGGCGTGTCCTTGCCCGATACGCTCCTG is a genomic window containing:
- a CDS encoding DUF2312 domain-containing protein, whose amino-acid sequence is MAEDSVAQDQLRAFVERIERMEEEKAAIAADIKEIYAEAKGNGFDVKILRQIVRIRKQDANERMEQEALLELYMSALGMVAAPPED
- a CDS encoding DUF1036 domain-containing protein, with amino-acid sequence MLLYLFRLSLTLVGALVSSFLLFSAPARADLRICNETANLVSVAIGYRAERGWMSEGWWQAPSGDCRVLYQGDLERRFYYIYAVDDIGGGAWDGAVFMCTRDETFTIFGVEDCLARGYERTGFFEIDTQNQTDWTLQLTENMGAPDVVGPDSQENLEDPALVVDPDDVTIEAPAASPGSPAANSVPPPDAPPASDPAPADPPPANQ